In Rattus rattus isolate New Zealand chromosome 9, Rrattus_CSIRO_v1, whole genome shotgun sequence, a genomic segment contains:
- the LOC116908612 gene encoding uncharacterized protein LOC116908612 isoform X1, whose amino-acid sequence MVISVYRTEANQGESLRNTEGSNVGRSRKRAGQRPSGSTGSSWTDSEIRVFLLEWEVVEQEMGHPGRKIHKKTRALCRRLYQQGLRKSWESCFDLLLSLRDLHRTLCNERPGIEPLFSPYAEALYRILGSSPQGSHVPGPLDDGAGNPSLSMYPQTPRNQPWDYGVAAPSAQLQGNSLPMMSQEDSLFPRGEHWNPSHSMSAPNLLPNFAPGDPSFQQPWPTAE is encoded by the exons ATGGTCATCTCTGTCTACAGA ACAGAAGCAAACCAAGGCGAAAGTTTGAGAAACACTGAAGGATCCAATGTGGGACGGAGTAGGAAGCGGGCAGGACAAAGGCCCTCAG GTTCTACTGGAAGCTCATGGACCGACTCTGAAATCAGGGTCTTCCTGCTGGAATGGGAAGTAGTTGAACAGGAAATGGGCCATCCGGGCAGGAAGATCCACAAGAAGACCAGGGCTCTTTGCAGACGCCTCTATCAGCAGGGCCTGAGAAAGAGCTGGGAAAGCTGTTTTGACCTGCTGCTGAGCCTGCGGGATCTACACAGGACACTCTGTAATGAGAGACCAGGGATTGagcctttattttctccttatgCAGAAGCTCTGTACAGGATCCTGGGCTCCAGTCCCCAGGGAAGCCATGTCCCAG gtCCTCTCGACGATGGGGCTGGTAACCCTTCACTTTCCATGTACCCTCAAACTCCCAGGAACCAGCCTTGGGATTATGGTGTTGCTGCTCCTTCTGCACAGCTTCAAGGGAATTCACTACCAATGATGTCACAGGAGGACTCCCTGTTTCCAAGAGGGGAGCACTGGAACCCCAGCCATTCAATGTCAGCTCCAAACTTACTTCCTAACTTTGCCCCAGGAGACCCTAGCTTCCAGCAGCCATGGCCCACCGCTGAATAA
- the LOC116908612 gene encoding uncharacterized protein LOC116908612 isoform X2 yields the protein MGHPGRKIHKKTRALCRRLYQQGLRKSWESCFDLLLSLRDLHRTLCNERPGIEPLFSPYAEALYRILGSSPQGSHVPGPLDDGAGNPSLSMYPQTPRNQPWDYGVAAPSAQLQGNSLPMMSQEDSLFPRGEHWNPSHSMSAPNLLPNFAPGDPSFQQPWPTAE from the exons ATGGGCCATCCGGGCAGGAAGATCCACAAGAAGACCAGGGCTCTTTGCAGACGCCTCTATCAGCAGGGCCTGAGAAAGAGCTGGGAAAGCTGTTTTGACCTGCTGCTGAGCCTGCGGGATCTACACAGGACACTCTGTAATGAGAGACCAGGGATTGagcctttattttctccttatgCAGAAGCTCTGTACAGGATCCTGGGCTCCAGTCCCCAGGGAAGCCATGTCCCAG gtCCTCTCGACGATGGGGCTGGTAACCCTTCACTTTCCATGTACCCTCAAACTCCCAGGAACCAGCCTTGGGATTATGGTGTTGCTGCTCCTTCTGCACAGCTTCAAGGGAATTCACTACCAATGATGTCACAGGAGGACTCCCTGTTTCCAAGAGGGGAGCACTGGAACCCCAGCCATTCAATGTCAGCTCCAAACTTACTTCCTAACTTTGCCCCAGGAGACCCTAGCTTCCAGCAGCCATGGCCCACCGCTGAATAA